CTAGTTGCCACATTTACATTCTGCTTAGTGGATAAAGGAAAAGATGCCTGTTCAGGCTGAACCCACTTAtttttcatgtgcttattattcgaAGTTATTAACGGTGGGTGCTGTTCATGGTGCATCCTCAAAACATTCTGAAAAACCCAAAACGTATACGCAGATTAGTTTCCTATGTATGATCTGTTCCTTGTGTTTGAAGGGTTCCTGATTATTACCCTACAGAACTGAATTTCCGTTTGGGTGCGCGGTGACCAGTTTATACTGATTCTTCACATACCCAATGAGGATGAGGATGGCATCAATAAAGAAATAGCCGCAACGTTGGAGGCCTTCTTGCGTCCCAACGAGGATGACGATTGCTCTTTTAATAGCAAGATCACTAATTTGGAGCACAGTTGATAACTGCAAGAGACCATATCTTGAGGATAAGTCCATGACTCTGAGGTCTGCGAGTGTGCCTAGTACAGAAAGAGAAACCTGATGATGCGTTGGTGATAACTTTATAAGTGGAAGCTCCATTCCCCCGCAGAACTGAATTCAGTTTGGCTGGGCGGTGACCAGTTTATACTGATTCTTCACatacttagagcatgtctaacaggccccgtattttttcgccccgtaaaacccgagtagagggccctgtatccGGATTTCAccggccgaaaactcggacgagctagcagaacccgtatcccTAAACGGTAAAAAAGCATATTCCAAGAATATgccaaattaaaaaaaaaattccccatcttccttctcttcttcttccaccTCTGGGCACTGTAGGCCATGGCCAAATCGCGTCCCGCTCCGGCCGCCCCCGCCCCCgctccggccgccgccgctgccgccggccgccgcctgcccgccatggcctggccgccCTCGCCCGCCACGCCCGCCACGGCCTGGCCGCCTCGTCTCCCGCTCCGGCCGCCCCGCGACGCCCGGCCCCGCCCGCCACGCCCCTGCCCCCGCTCGCCACGGCCCGGCCACCCCCGCCCGCCCCGCCACGGCCAGGCCTCCGCCGCCCTCGCCCTCGCCCGCCACGGCCAGGGCCTCCGGCCGCCCCGCCCGCCACGGCTGCTGCCGCTGCTCGTCGCGCCCTCCGGCCTGCTGCTGCTCGTCGCGCCATGCCATGCACCGGCCTCCGGCCGCCACGGCCCCGTCACGCGACTCCGCCTCGACCGCGACCGGCGCGATGAACAGTTGATTTCCTGAAAATTCAGCCCGCCACGACTAGGGGGTTCGCCCTGTATTCAGCCTCCCACCCTGTACTTGTAAGGGGCGAGGAGCCGCCCCGTACCCAAAACTGTAAAAATTCGATACCGGGGGCTGATTTACGGGGTCtactagacggccgggtagagctctaccccgtatatcggcggttattttacggggttggggcttttaaggggtctgttagacctgctcttagCTATGCACCGGGCAGGAGAACACCAGCACGCCACATCCGGAAGTAGCTAATGTAACCTCCGGGAAGAAATTAGATGCACCTCTGCTCAACAAGAGCACGCTACATTCTCAAGAATAGTAACCACTCGCCATGACGGGACCAATCCAGGCATCCATCGATCCATACGGTGATACGGGCTGGAATGCAGAGTGAATAAAAATCATTGTGATGCTGCTCTCCTTCGTAGCTAAGTAACCGTAGAACTCCATGGTCGGTTATTCTAACACGCATAGCACTCACGGCCCCTTGCCTATATAAACAGCCTTGCACGTCCGCCTAAACGATATCACCAGTTCATCACCACCCCTGCAAAGCCAAGAAACAAGAGCACATGGCTACCATGGCCGAGCGCCTCGCCCTCGCCTTTCTGCTTGCGGCCGCCGCTGCTCTGGCGGCATCGGCGGTGGACACCAAGCTGACCCTGCAGAACCTCTGCCCGTTCCCCGTGCACCCGCTGGTCACCCCCAACGGGAACTTCTCCTCCATCTCCGACAACACCGTCCACCTCGACCCCAACCGGGGGCTGGTCTCCTTCCCCTTCCCGGACACCTTCTGGGCTGGCAGCGTGGTGGCGCGCACCTTCTGCAGGACGCCGACCAGCTGCGACACGGGCTCGTCGCCGCCGAGGACGGTGGTGCAGCTGGCCGTGCACTCCACCGAGGACCTGGCGACGTACAGCGTGAGCCTCGAGGACGGCTTCAACCTGGCGACGGTGGTCACCCCGCTGTTCAGCGGCGGCGGGCAGTGCCCGGCGCTGGGCTGCCCGCTGAACCTCACCAACGGGTGCCCCGTGGATCAGGTCAAATTCGACGACTGCGGCGTCATGGTGGCGTGCAAGGGGGACCCCGGGTACTTCAAGCGGCGGTGCCCGCTGACGCGGGTCAACGGTACCGACCGTGAGCCACTGCCACAGAGCTGCATCGCGCCCCGCGAGCTCAAGGTTGTCTTCTGCCAGAAGGAGCTCGCCCATCTGACCATGGTCGGTGCCGCCTCCGCCCAGACGGAGCTCGCCCATCTGACCATGGTCGGTGCCGCCTCCGCCTGCACGGAGCACCTGTAATTTCATGATAAATAAGCAGCTGCTCAGCATTCAACTTACTGTGAAGAGAAACAGATTGATGCGCCAATCGGGCTCTATCATACTGTAAATCTTCGAAAGTGAGCCTATTACATTGTAACTGGCCTGTCGATATAGAGGCAGCCCAGGCACAAATGAAATGACGATAGTGAAGTCCCATTCTTTGCAAATATAAAATTGAATTCCTTAAGCAAATGAATGCATGTGAAGATAATAAGGAGGAATGAACAACACACGCTGGATTACCAAGAAAGTTACCAATTCGAACCAAGATATCATCAG
This region of Lolium perenne isolate Kyuss_39 chromosome 2, Kyuss_2.0, whole genome shotgun sequence genomic DNA includes:
- the LOC127330031 gene encoding osmotin-like protein yields the protein MATMAERLALAFLLAAAAALAASAVDTKLTLQNLCPFPVHPLVTPNGNFSSISDNTVHLDPNRGLVSFPFPDTFWAGSVVARTFCRTPTSCDTGSSPPRTVVQLAVHSTEDLATYSVSLEDGFNLATVVTPLFSGGGQCPALGCPLNLTNGCPVDQVKFDDCGVMVACKGDPGYFKRRCPLTRVNGTDREPLPQSCIAPRELKVVFCQKELAHLTMVGAASAQTELAHLTMVGAASACTEHL